Proteins from a genomic interval of Thermotoga sp. Mc24:
- a CDS encoding queuosine precursor transporter has protein sequence MEKSNEKLILLTGIFVSALIISNVIAGKLVNLGPFLVPVAVLCYPITFAVTDIVSEVYGKRTAQKVVWTGFFTSLILVIYSQIAVFYPPAPIFANNDAFVKVFGSTPRIVIASILAYILSQTHDVWAFHFWKKLTKGSHLWLRNNLSTMVSQFIDTLTFITLAFVGTIPGNVLVQMIFSQYVVKLIMALIDTPFVYLGVKLISGQWTVKEGS, from the coding sequence GTGGAAAAGTCGAATGAAAAACTCATTCTCCTGACGGGAATATTCGTCTCTGCTTTGATCATATCCAACGTGATCGCGGGGAAGCTGGTGAACTTAGGGCCTTTCCTTGTCCCGGTGGCGGTTTTGTGTTACCCTATCACGTTTGCTGTAACGGATATCGTATCGGAAGTCTACGGGAAAAGAACAGCCCAGAAGGTGGTCTGGACGGGTTTCTTCACGTCTCTGATTCTGGTGATCTATTCCCAAATAGCCGTCTTCTATCCTCCCGCTCCCATATTTGCGAACAATGATGCCTTCGTGAAGGTTTTTGGATCAACTCCGAGGATCGTGATCGCGAGCATTCTGGCTTACATTCTTTCACAGACTCACGACGTCTGGGCATTCCACTTCTGGAAAAAGCTTACCAAAGGATCACACCTGTGGCTCAGAAACAACCTGTCCACGATGGTCTCTCAGTTCATAGACACGCTCACCTTCATCACATTGGCGTTCGTTGGAACGATCCCGGGGAACGTTCTTGTTCAGATGATCTTTTCCCAGTACGTGGTGAAACTGATCATGGCACTGATCGACACCCCCTTCGTGTATCTTGGTGTGAAACTGATCAGCGGCCAGTGGACAGTGAAAGAAGGGAGCTGA
- a CDS encoding thiamine-phosphate synthase family protein has product MVLVVAGFDPSGGAGIIQDVKILSALGVKTHAVISALTVQNENRVFSVNFRDWEEMRREIEVLTPPQVIKVGLSAPETVKKLREMFPDSTIVWNVVLESSSGFRFQDPEEVKKFVGYADYVILNSEEAKKLGEYNNFIVTGGHEKGDTVKVRYKDFVFEVPRVPGEFHGTGCAFSSAVSGFLAMNYPVEEAIRSAMELLKKILERSSGVVETEKLLRDWYRYDTLSTLDEILPEFLEIGHLTVPEVGQNVSYALPWAKNEFEVGKFPGRIRLKEGKAVVVSCASFKDRSHTTRMVVTMMRYHPHMRCVVNVRYEKEYVERAKKRGLKVFHYDRSKEPKEIQEKEGQSMVWMIEQAIAELKSPPDVIYDEGWWGKEAMIRVFGRNPEEVLEKIKLMVEE; this is encoded by the coding sequence ATGGTTCTTGTAGTTGCGGGCTTTGATCCTTCTGGAGGTGCGGGGATAATTCAGGATGTGAAGATCCTCTCGGCTCTCGGTGTGAAAACTCACGCGGTGATCTCTGCTCTGACCGTGCAGAATGAAAACAGGGTGTTTTCAGTGAACTTCAGAGACTGGGAAGAAATGAGAAGAGAGATAGAAGTCCTGACACCCCCGCAGGTGATAAAGGTAGGACTCTCTGCACCGGAGACGGTGAAAAAACTGAGGGAAATGTTCCCGGATTCAACGATCGTCTGGAACGTGGTTCTCGAATCGTCTTCAGGTTTCAGGTTTCAGGATCCGGAGGAAGTGAAGAAATTCGTGGGATACGCTGATTATGTGATCCTGAACAGTGAAGAGGCGAAAAAACTCGGTGAATACAATAACTTCATCGTCACCGGCGGGCACGAAAAAGGTGACACGGTGAAGGTGAGGTACAAGGATTTCGTTTTTGAAGTTCCCAGGGTTCCTGGAGAGTTCCATGGAACAGGTTGTGCCTTTTCCAGTGCCGTTTCAGGGTTTTTAGCGATGAACTACCCGGTGGAAGAGGCCATCAGATCCGCCATGGAGCTTTTGAAAAAAATTCTTGAAAGATCCTCGGGTGTGGTGGAGACGGAAAAACTCCTTCGGGACTGGTACAGGTACGACACCCTGAGCACACTCGACGAGATTCTTCCGGAGTTCCTCGAGATCGGCCATCTCACGGTGCCGGAGGTGGGACAGAACGTTTCCTATGCTCTCCCGTGGGCGAAGAACGAATTCGAGGTGGGAAAGTTTCCCGGAAGGATAAGACTCAAAGAAGGAAAAGCGGTGGTGGTGTCCTGTGCTTCTTTCAAGGATAGATCCCACACGACACGTATGGTTGTCACGATGATGAGGTATCATCCTCACATGAGGTGCGTGGTGAACGTTCGATATGAGAAAGAGTACGTTGAGAGAGCGAAGAAGCGGGGATTGAAGGTTTTCCACTACGACCGGTCAAAAGAACCGAAGGAGATTCAGGAGAAAGAGGGGCAGTCTATGGTGTGGATGATCGAGCAGGCGATAGCGGAGTTGAAATCACCTCCAGATGTGATATATGATGAAGGTTGGTGGGGAAAAGAAGCGATGATAAGGGTGTTCGGAAGAAATCCCGAAGAGGTTCTTGAGAAAATAAAACTCATGGTGGAGGAGTGA
- the queF gene encoding preQ(1) synthase, with amino-acid sequence MPKAEGRIFDFKGHDAIRTDFLEAIDFDGKDEYIKIETDEFSAVCPFSGLPDIGRVIIEYYPDGGKIVELKSLKYYFVSFRNVGIYQEEATKRIYEDLKNLLKTDRIRVTVIYNIRGGIKTTTQIGSLEGKESGKVE; translated from the coding sequence ATGCCGAAGGCAGAGGGAAGGATCTTCGACTTCAAAGGACACGACGCGATAAGGACGGATTTTCTCGAGGCGATCGATTTCGATGGGAAAGACGAGTACATAAAGATAGAGACCGACGAGTTCTCCGCAGTCTGTCCCTTCTCCGGTCTTCCAGACATCGGAAGAGTGATCATAGAGTACTACCCGGACGGCGGGAAAATCGTCGAACTCAAATCGTTGAAGTACTACTTCGTCAGCTTCAGAAACGTTGGTATATACCAGGAAGAAGCGACGAAGAGAATCTACGAAGATTTGAAGAATCTTCTCAAAACCGACCGAATCAGAGTTACAGTGATCTACAACATAAGGGGTGGCATAAAGACAACCACTCAGATAGGTTCACTGGAGGGGAAAGAGAGTGGAAAAGTCGAATGA
- a CDS encoding ABC transporter ATP-binding protein translates to MIVARGLTRKFGDFTAVDHIDLSVRPGEIYGFLGPNGAGKTTTIKMLTGVLKPTEGEVEILGMKMSTHEIEIKKSIGVIPDEPKIYSHLTGKEFLDFIIEIYDLKEEEIDKRIAELCEAFKVDYLGKRVGEMSHGMKQKLMLVSVFMRKPKVIFLDEPTVGLDAKSAKILKLLLRKYADEEATIFLTTHILEIAEKMCDRIGIINKGRLIAEGTMEELRKLAGQKEASLEDLFLQLTAEGEEIEEIIREL, encoded by the coding sequence TTGATAGTCGCAAGAGGACTAACCAGGAAGTTCGGAGATTTCACCGCGGTCGATCACATCGATCTTTCGGTGAGGCCGGGGGAGATATACGGTTTTTTGGGGCCGAACGGTGCGGGGAAAACCACCACGATAAAGATGCTCACCGGTGTTTTGAAACCAACGGAAGGAGAAGTGGAAATTCTCGGCATGAAAATGAGCACCCACGAGATCGAGATAAAGAAGAGTATCGGCGTGATACCGGACGAGCCAAAGATCTATTCACATCTGACGGGAAAAGAGTTTTTGGATTTCATCATCGAGATTTACGATCTGAAAGAAGAAGAGATCGATAAAAGGATAGCGGAACTCTGCGAAGCCTTCAAAGTGGATTACCTTGGAAAGAGAGTAGGCGAGATGTCCCACGGTATGAAACAGAAACTCATGCTGGTCAGTGTTTTCATGAGAAAGCCGAAGGTGATATTTCTCGATGAACCCACGGTGGGGCTCGACGCGAAGAGTGCCAAGATATTGAAACTCCTTTTGAGAAAGTACGCTGACGAGGAAGCCACGATATTTCTCACCACCCACATATTGGAGATCGCAGAAAAGATGTGCGACAGAATAGGCATTATAAACAAAGGCAGACTGATAGCGGAGGGTACCATGGAAGAGCTCAGAAAGCTCGCCGGTCAGAAAGAGGCCAGTCTGGAGGATCTGTTCCTTCAGCTCACCGCAGAGGGAGAAGAGATAGAAGAGATCATAAGGGAGCTGTGA
- a CDS encoding PfkB family carbohydrate kinase, giving the protein MKIAVVGGTFWDIFVFGEKPHSSIIKESPGGSGLNVAYGLFLLGHTVDFYSNIGDDWRGKQTTEILERASFDISHMFTIQGGKTGIFIAQDDRPIAVDPGVNRREMKLSSLSEYDLVFVTGEVSEKAIRKICENARNVILDVGPGARFDTTNLNALVIGNEHECSFRRCDVVKMDSKGARWGEVYVPGNGILYPYSIGLGDLFDIVFVHNLLLGKSKKEILEEAVKCSQTLGQKENVTPFERISLLESLSAKDDTLKSPGESKDASHHGD; this is encoded by the coding sequence TTGAAGATAGCTGTTGTGGGTGGTACCTTCTGGGACATCTTCGTCTTTGGTGAAAAGCCCCACTCTTCGATAATAAAGGAATCACCGGGAGGATCCGGGCTCAACGTGGCTTATGGCTTATTCCTTTTGGGTCACACCGTGGATTTCTACTCGAACATTGGAGATGACTGGAGAGGAAAACAAACAACAGAAATCCTGGAAAGGGCAAGTTTCGACATCTCACACATGTTCACCATCCAAGGTGGAAAAACGGGGATTTTCATCGCCCAAGACGACAGACCCATCGCCGTCGACCCGGGTGTGAACAGAAGAGAAATGAAACTGTCCTCTTTGAGCGAATACGACCTTGTTTTTGTGACTGGTGAGGTTTCGGAAAAAGCGATAAGAAAGATCTGTGAAAACGCCAGAAACGTGATCCTGGATGTAGGACCAGGTGCAAGATTCGACACTACCAATCTGAACGCACTCGTGATAGGAAACGAACACGAGTGTTCTTTCAGAAGGTGCGACGTTGTGAAGATGGATTCGAAAGGTGCAAGATGGGGAGAAGTGTACGTTCCAGGAAACGGCATTCTATATCCTTACTCGATCGGACTGGGTGATCTGTTCGACATCGTCTTCGTGCACAATCTTCTCCTTGGAAAGTCAAAGAAAGAGATTCTCGAAGAAGCCGTGAAGTGCTCTCAGACCCTCGGCCAAAAAGAAAACGTGACACCCTTTGAGAGAATTTCACTCCTCGAGTCGCTCAGTGCGAAAGACGATACGCTTAAAAGCCCAGGTGAATCCAAAGACGCTTCCCACCACGGTGACTAA